A part of Candidatus Deferrimicrobium sp. genomic DNA contains:
- a CDS encoding transcriptional repressor produces RESHGHPTAEIIYREARRVLPNISLGTVYRNLNFLRDQGTVREIRPSEGGSSRFDVSDTPHAHFHCIHCNALHDIPLPAAIENVRFEEEERISAVSLIDLHVIGSCSGCAGETSTN; encoded by the coding sequence TGAGGGAGTCACACGGGCACCCCACGGCTGAAATCATCTACCGTGAGGCGCGGAGGGTCCTTCCAAACATCAGCCTGGGGACCGTCTACCGGAACCTGAACTTTCTGCGGGATCAGGGTACCGTGCGGGAGATCCGGCCCAGCGAGGGGGGCTCCTCCCGCTTCGACGTTTCGGACACCCCCCACGCGCACTTCCATTGCATCCACTGCAACGCCCTGCACGACATCCCGCTGCCCGCGGCCATCGAGAACGTCCGGTTCGAGGAGGAGGAGAGGATTTCGGCCGTTTCCCTCATCGACCTGCACGTCATCGGTTCCTGCTCCGGGTGCGCGGGGGAAACGTCGACGAACTGA